A single Lactuca sativa cultivar Salinas chromosome 8, Lsat_Salinas_v11, whole genome shotgun sequence DNA region contains:
- the LOC111905271 gene encoding putative aldehyde oxidase Art an 7: MALQFKTYILIIPHLFTLSVFSAPDITDITTPAPGGAGGHIKGGAGANPHVVDGGSDYAKPEIETHFLGKWVLETADVRVSAMQLQLMPNDQVIWYDATSLGPSARKLEPEGTCPINPDANNQPDCYAHAVAYDWKTKTSRTIVLSGEPWCSSGNLWPNGNMVATGGTFTGVKAVRMLPMNDLKANFIEKRNVLGDYRWYATNQILEDGSSLVVGGREAFSYEIVPPSLDFKPNKIDFPFLKQTCTPGKGPNKFIENNLYPFVFLLPDGNVFVFANDRAVTFKPLTGEILQEHPVLPGGSRNYPPSGSSALLPFKLSADNKHPLNVEVVICGGNKPDAFEVVDAKHVKEKVFVPALKDCHRIHPMKKHAKWEPEQDMPTPRIMGDLLHLPTGDLIMINGAKKGTSGWEDATDPNFTPLLYQPYKPMGSRFKELNPTKIARMYHSSSAMLPDTNVLVSGSNPHQFYTVNVEFPTEWRVEKFSPPYLDPKLDNQRPIIDAKGTDKVLKYGKPFKIAASLPSNEPMVLGEIKVTMLYPPFTTHGFSQNQRMVVPTLTDVVGNIITALAPPSGKIAPPGYYILFVNRLGVPGTGIWVHIE; this comes from the exons ATGGCTTTACAATTCAAAACCTACATCCTCATCATCCCCCATCTTTTTACATTGTCAGTGTTTTCCGCCCCAGATATCACTGATATCACTACCCCTGCTCCGGGTGGTGCTGGTGGTCACATTAAGGGTGGTGCTGGTGCTAACCCACATGTGGTGGACGGAGGATCCGATTATGCAAAGCCAGAGATCGAGACACATTTTCTGGGCAAATGGGTACTTGAAACCGCTGATGTGCGTGTCAGTGCAATGCAACTACAGTTAATGCCTAACGATCAGGTCATCTGGTATGATGCGACATCGCTCGGACCTTCAGCCCGAAAACTGGAACCCGAAGGAACTTGTCCAATTAACCCGGATGCAAATAACCAGCCTGATTGCTACGCTCATGCTGTTGCTTACGACTGGAAAACCAAAACAAGTAGAACCATAGTG CTGTCTGGTGAACCATGGTGTTCGTCAGGAAACTTATGGCCTAATGGTAATATGGTGGCTACCGGAGGTACCTTCACTGGTGTAAAAGCTGTTAGAATGCTGCCTATGAATGATTTGAAAGCAAACTTCATAGAAAAACGAAATGTTCTTGGCGACTACAGATG GTATGCAACCAATCAGATTTTAGAAGATGGGAGCTCACTGGTTGTTGGAGGTCGCGAGGCTTTCAGCTATGAAATCGTGCCACCTTCACTCGACTTCAAACCCAACAAAATCGACTTCCCTTTCCTTAAACAAACATGCACACCCGGTAAGGGACCAAACAAATTCATAGAGAACAACCTTTACCCGTTCGTTTTCCTCCTTCCCGACGGCAACGTATTTGTTTTTGCCAACGACAGGGCGGTGACCTTTAAGCCATTAACAGGAGAGATCCTTCAAGAACACCCTGTGTTACCAGGTGGATCACGTAACTACCCTCCTTCGGGCAGTTCTGCTCTTCTCCCATTCAAGCTCTCTGCTGATAACAAGCACCCCCTTAACGTTGAGGTTGTCATTTGTGGTGGCAACAAGCCTGATGCTTTTGAAGTGGTCGATGCAAAGCATGTTAAAGAAAAGGTGTTCGTACCTGCACTTAAAGACTGCCATAGAATCCACCCAATGAAGAAACATGCAAAATGGGAGCCTGAACAAGATATGCCAACACCGAGGATCATGGGTGATCTTTTACACCTCCCCACCGGAGATCTCATTATGATAAATGGCGCCAAGAAGGGTACCTCTGGTTGGGAGGATGCCACAGACCCTAACTTTACACCTCTTTTGTATCAACCATATAAACCAATGGGTAGCAGGTTTAAAGAACTGAATCCGACAAAAATTGCGAGGATGTATCATTCCTCCTCAGCAATGTTACCGGACACTAATGTATTGGTCAGTGGTAGCAACCCACACCAGTTTTACACCGTGAATGTCGAGTTTCCAACAGAATGGAGGGTTGAAAAGTTCTCCCCTCCTTACTTAGATCCTAAGCTCGACAACCAAAGACCGATAATAGATGCAAAAGGTACTGATAAGGTGTTGAAGTATGGAAAACCATTTAAGATTGCAGCTAGTCTACCATCGAATGAACCAATGGTGCTGGGAGAGATTAAGGTAACCATGTTGTATCCACCATTCACGACTCATGGTTTCTCACAAAACCAGAGGATGGTTGTTCCTACATTGACGGATGTTGTTGGTAACATTATAACTGCACTGGCACCTCCATCAGGAAAGATTGCTCCTCCTGGGTACTATATTTTATTTGTAAATCGCCTTGGTGTCCCAGGAACCGGTATTTGGGTACACATTGAGTAG
- the LOC111905270 gene encoding uncharacterized protein LOC111905270, which yields MGDLQVVGGIKKLNNNNYKTWETCMKSYLQGQDLWEVVGGSKTTPQEEDVKGTLRKWKIKAGKAMFALKTTIEEEMLEQIRDENTPKEAWDTFVMLFSKKNDTRLQLLENELLSISQRDMTIAQYFHKVKSICWEITELDPQSVIPEARMKRIIIHGLRPEYRSFVTALQGWPVQPSLVEFENLLANQEAMAKQMGGITLKSEEEALYTSKSRRNFKSPSKEGYKNADKGKSQQGTSQPWRSQ from the coding sequence ATGGGTGATCTCCAAGTCGTCGGAGGAATCAAGAaactcaacaacaacaactacaaaacGTGGGAAACATGTATGAAGTCCTACTTACAAGGACAAGATCTATGGGAGGTCGTTGGTGGAAGCAAAACTACACCACAAGAGGAAGACGTTAAGGGTACTTTGCGCAAATGGAAAATCAAAGCAGGAAAAGCAATGTTTGCCTTGAAGACCACAATCGAAGAAGAGAtgttggagcaaattcgggaTGAGAACACCCCGAAAGAAGCTTGGGACACGTTTGTGATGCTTTTCTCAAAGAAGAACGATACGAGACTACAACTTTTGGAGAACGAGCTATTATCAATCTCACAACGTGACATGACGATTGCTCAATATTTCCACAAGGTCAAGTCGATATGTTGGGAGATTACTGAACTAGATCCGCAATCCGTCATTCCAGAAGCTCGAATGAAGAGGATCATTATCCATGGACTGAGGCCGGAATATAGAAGCTTTGTTACTGCTCTACAAGGATGGCCCGTTCAACCATCACTTGTAGAGTTTGAGAATTTGCTGGCCAACCAAGAAGCTATGGCTAAGCAAATGGGAGGCATCACGCTGAAGAGTGAAGAAGAAGCACTATACACAAGTAAAAGTCGAAGGAATTTCAAGTCACCTTCTAAAGAAGGATACAAAAATGCTGACAAAGGGAAGAGTCAGCAAGGAACCTCACAACCATGGAGATCTCAATAG